The proteins below come from a single Cervus elaphus chromosome 4, mCerEla1.1, whole genome shotgun sequence genomic window:
- the CEACAM16 gene encoding carcinoembryonic antigen-related cell adhesion molecule 16 produces the protein MGHRLTLSPTSEPCPSRAAEDTVLEEQIRTGDLPQLQITEPSQVQRQTEPNPNQEGPRSARPPTPLSPRAGFGVKDAAFLSAGAEIIITPEPAQPAEGDNVTLAVQGLSGELLAYNWYAGPTLSLSYLVASYIVSTGDETPGPAHTGREAVRPDGGLDIQGALPGHSGTYILQTLNRQFQTEVGYGHMQVYEILAQPVVMANRTALVERRDTLHLMCSSPSPAEVRWFFNGDTLPIAVRLGLSPDGRVLTRHGVRREEAGAYQCEVWNPVSVSRSEPVNLTVYFGPERVAILQDSTARTGCTIRVDFNTSLTLWCVSRSCPEPEYVWAFNGRALRNDQDHLNISGMTAAQEGTYTCIAKNPKTLLSGSASVVVKLSAAAVVMTIVPVPTRPMEGQDVTLTVQGYPKDLLVYAWYRGPASEPNRLLSQLPSGNWIAGPAHTGREVGFPNCSLLVQKLNLTDAGRYTLKTVTLQGKTETLEVELQVALNLPSSHKDQRHTFLNLNLAQAEHGAGGAAGRPGSGRGAGGMGAPGTWSPASPDGFLHPCAPSFPHSPGVALWTWRPPER, from the exons ATGGGGCACAGG CTCACGCTGTCCCCCACGTCAGAGCCCTGCCCTTCCAGGGCAGCTGAGGACACAGTGCTGGAGGAGCAAATCAGGACAG GTGATCTCCCCCAGCTCCAAATCACCGAACCCTCCCAGGTCCAGCGCCAGACGGAGCCAAACCCCAACCAGGAAGGGCCTCGGAGCGCCAGGCCGCCAACGCCGTTGTCTCCAAGAGCCGGCTTTGGGGTGAAAGATG CCGCGTTCCTGAGTGCGGGGGCTGAGATCATTATCACCCCCGAGCCTGCCCAGCCAGCCGAGGGCGACAACGTCACTCTGGCTGTCCAAGGGCTTTCGGGGGAACTGCTGGCCTATAACTGGTATGCGGGGCCCACGCTCAGCCTGTCTTACCTGGTAGCCAGCTACATCGTAAGCACAGGCGATGAGACCCCCGGCCCAGCCCACACGGGGCGGGAGGCTGTGCGCCCCGACGGTGGCCTGGACATCCAGGGTGCCCTGCCTGGGCACTCGGGCACCTACATCCTGCAGACTCTCAACAGGCAATTTCAGACGGAGGTGGGCTACGGACACATGCAGGTCTATG AGATCCTGGCCCAGCCCGTGGTCATGGCCAACCGCACGGCCTTGGTGGAGCGCCGGGACACCCTACACCTGATGTGCAGCAGCCCCAGCCCCGCTGAGGTCCGCTGGTTCTTCAACGGCGACACCTTGCCCATCGCCGTGCGCCTTGGCCTGTCCCCCGACGGCCGGGTGCTGACCCGGCATGGCGTCCGCAGGGAGGAGGCCGGCGCCTACCAGTGTGAGGTCTGGAATCCTGTTAGTGTCAGCCGCAGCGAGCCCGTCAACCTGACCGTGTACT TCGGCCCAGAACGCGTGGCCATACTCCAGGACTCCACCGCCCGCACAGGCTGCACCATCAGAGTCGACTTCAACACCTCCCTCACGCTGTGGTGTGTGTCCCGGTCCTGCCCGGAGCCCGAGTACGTGTGGGCCTTCAACGGGCGGGCCTTACGGAACGACCAAGACCACCTGAACATCAGTGGCATGACGGCCGCCCAGGAGGGCACGTACACGTGTATTGCCAAGAACCCCAAGACCCTGCTCTCTGGATCTGCCTCAGTGGTGGTCAAACTCTCCG CTGCCGCGGTCGTCATGACCATCGTTCCGGTGCCGACCCGACCGATGGAGGGCCAGGACGTGACGCTGACTGTCCAGGGCTACCCCAAGGACCTGCTGGTCTACGCCTGGTACCGCGGGCCTGCCTCCGAGCCCAACCGGCTTCTCAGCCAGCTTCCTTCCGGGAACTGGATCGCAGGCCCCGCGCACACAGGCCGGGAGGTGGGCTTCCCCAACTGCTCACTGCTGGTGCAGAAGCTGAACCTCACGGATGCCGGCCGCTACACACTCAAGACCGTCACGCTGCAGGGCAAGACGGAGACGCTGGAAGTGGAGCTGCAGGTGGCCC TCAACCTTCCTTCCTCGCACAAGGACCAACGCCACACCTTCCTGAATCTGAACCTGGCGCAGGCTGAGCATGGGGCGGGTGGGGCCGCCGGGAGGCCAGGGTCGGGCAGGGGCGCAGGAGGAATGGGGGCACCGGGGACCTGGTCCCCCGCCTCCCCTGATGGCTTCCTCCACCCCTGTGCCCCGTCCTTCCCCCACAGTCCTGGAGTAGCACTGTGGACCTGGAGACCTCCAGAGAGATGA